The Synechocystis sp. PCC 7509 genome includes a window with the following:
- a CDS encoding chemotaxis protein CheB: MSGHDIIVVGASAGGVETLCQLVCGLPPDLPAAVFIVLHIPPHGKSVLPRILNRVMEKHYGSSLQAHHPTDGEIIKPGQIYVAPPDRHLIIKDNCIHLVRGARENSHRPAIDPLFRTAARTYGSRVVGVVLSGLLDDGTAGLAAIKQRGGIAISQDPEEALYSGMPRSAINNVEVDYILGVADISKTLTKLAAEPVVESKFQVPQQMDMEANIAEFDLDTMQNTQRPGKPSGFACPECSGALWELQEGKLIRFRCRTGHAYSINSLLAEQTDALEIALWSALRALEEKAALTERMAIRARTRSHNISAKRFQELAQDSQQKAALVRQMLLEADSSEELAVVNGQLLEKQNLDFTGNTSSADATQTNMYVVAIASTTDTKALTEILAALQGLELAIIVAQQLSPQYLNQLVDILNSSTSLKVKLAEDGAILRSQTVYIAPKSQHLLVNPDGSIALLQSKLVHFVSPSTDLLFESVAGSFREKAIALILTPTSNDGIMGLRAIRETGGYAIVAQGEQNIPQEYRNLAQVIPPSEIAQTLVNLAKRVA, translated from the coding sequence ATGTCTGGACATGACATCATTGTGGTGGGCGCTTCTGCCGGAGGAGTAGAAACTCTTTGCCAACTGGTTTGTGGATTACCCCCAGACTTACCAGCAGCAGTTTTTATTGTGCTTCACATTCCTCCTCACGGCAAAAGTGTTTTGCCAAGAATTTTAAACCGGGTGATGGAAAAACACTACGGATCGTCCTTACAAGCTCATCATCCTACCGATGGCGAAATCATCAAGCCGGGGCAAATTTATGTTGCTCCTCCCGATAGACACCTAATAATTAAAGATAATTGTATTCATTTAGTACGAGGTGCGCGCGAAAACAGCCATCGCCCCGCCATCGATCCCTTATTTCGGACAGCAGCCCGTACCTATGGATCGAGAGTCGTAGGAGTAGTATTATCAGGGTTGCTAGATGACGGAACAGCAGGACTTGCGGCAATCAAACAGCGTGGAGGAATAGCGATTTCTCAAGATCCTGAAGAAGCCTTATATTCAGGAATGCCCCGCAGTGCGATCAACAATGTTGAAGTTGATTACATTCTCGGCGTTGCGGACATTAGTAAAACTTTAACTAAATTAGCTGCCGAACCCGTTGTAGAGTCAAAATTTCAAGTCCCCCAACAAATGGACATGGAAGCCAACATCGCAGAATTTGACTTAGATACCATGCAAAATACCCAGCGTCCCGGTAAACCATCGGGTTTTGCTTGTCCTGAATGTAGTGGCGCATTGTGGGAATTGCAGGAAGGCAAACTCATTCGTTTTCGCTGTCGGACAGGTCATGCTTACTCAATTAATAGCTTACTTGCCGAACAAACGGACGCATTAGAAATAGCATTATGGAGCGCATTAAGGGCGCTAGAAGAAAAAGCCGCCCTGACCGAGCGCATGGCAATCCGCGCTCGTACTCGCAGCCACAATATTTCGGCAAAACGCTTTCAAGAGCTAGCCCAAGATAGCCAACAGAAGGCCGCTTTAGTCCGTCAGATGCTTTTAGAAGCTGACAGCAGCGAAGAATTAGCAGTAGTAAACGGTCAACTATTAGAAAAACAAAATTTAGACTTTACTGGGAACACATCTTCAGCCGATGCGACTCAAACTAATATGTACGTAGTAGCGATCGCCTCTACCACTGATACCAAAGCCTTAACAGAAATTTTAGCAGCGTTACAAGGCTTGGAACTGGCGATTATTGTGGCACAGCAATTATCTCCTCAGTATCTCAACCAATTAGTAGATATTCTGAATAGTTCTACTAGCTTAAAGGTCAAACTAGCCGAAGATGGAGCTATATTGCGATCGCAAACAGTATATATAGCCCCAAAAAGCCAACATTTATTAGTTAATCCTGACGGTAGCATTGCCCTATTGCAGTCTAAATTAGTTCATTTTGTCAGTCCTTCCACCGATTTATTATTTGAATCAGTAGCTGGGAGTTTTAGGGAAAAAGCGATCGCCCTAATTCTGACACCAACAAGTAACGATGGAATAATGGGTTTGCGGGCAATCAGAGAAACCGGAGGTTATGCGATCGTTGCTCAAGGAGAACAAAATATACCCCAAGAGTACAGAAATCTTGCCCAAGTTATCCCGCCCTCAGAAATTGCCCAAACCCTAGTTAATTTGGCAAAAAGAGTTGCATAA
- a CDS encoding response regulator transcription factor, producing the protein MSKIRVALIEDHDLTRVGIRTALQQRQEIEVVGEAANASDGLRLLEAEHPDIAIVDIGLPDKDGIELTRQLKASQDPNDESRTKVLILTLRDNKEAVLAAFAAGADSYCMKDISFDNLLEALRVTHSGNAWIDPAIARIVLQQAQQTPEGNTENVVADSKTVSINAADAEYDQMIAAYPLTERELEVLQLIVEGCSNAIIAEKLYITVGTVKTHVRNILNKLCADDRTQAAVRALRSGLVG; encoded by the coding sequence ATGAGTAAGATTCGCGTTGCATTAATTGAAGACCACGATCTCACCCGTGTAGGGATTAGAACCGCGTTGCAGCAGCGTCAAGAAATTGAAGTGGTGGGAGAAGCAGCTAATGCTAGTGACGGGCTAAGACTGCTAGAAGCAGAACACCCAGATATTGCCATTGTTGATATTGGCTTACCAGATAAAGATGGAATTGAGTTGACACGGCAATTAAAAGCCAGCCAAGATCCAAACGACGAATCAAGAACCAAGGTTTTGATTTTGACCCTTAGAGACAATAAAGAGGCGGTATTAGCAGCTTTTGCGGCAGGTGCGGACTCCTATTGTATGAAGGATATTAGTTTTGATAATTTGCTAGAAGCCTTGCGCGTCACCCATAGCGGTAATGCCTGGATCGATCCAGCGATCGCCCGAATTGTTCTGCAACAAGCCCAGCAAACCCCAGAAGGAAACACAGAAAACGTGGTAGCTGACAGCAAAACCGTATCTATTAATGCCGCCGATGCGGAGTACGATCAAATGATTGCTGCTTACCCGCTAACGGAGCGAGAATTAGAAGTTTTGCAACTAATTGTCGAAGGTTGTAGCAATGCGATCATTGCTGAAAAGCTCTATATTACTGTGGGAACAGTGAAAACCCACGTTAGAAATATCCTAAATAAATTGTGCGCCGATGACCGTACCCAAGCAGCAGTAAGGGCTTTGCGTTCTGGATTGGTGGGGTAG
- a CDS encoding PAS domain S-box protein, protein MNFDEIKELELLSWGFECSLHPEDRDRLLATRQQAISQNQPYQITFRLQATDGSYNSFLEQAILVGDRWVVSCTQQNFNPLGQLPQFATPQPTSLGVIEWNLDFEVVKWDAAAEAIFGYSNSEAIGRHATNLIVTASSKEQVDRVWRELVQRRGGTRSINENITKEGKIIICEWYNQPLIDRNREILGVTSLVTDITDRTKEIAQISAFNTELEQRVLNRTAQLDELSAKQLSLRVEAEANKKSHYDSLEALRQSEERYRSLVIATSQIVWTTDAQGQVVDMPHWRNYTGQSQAEVKGWGWLAAVHPEDRERTATDWNQALETKSLYDTEYRIRATDGNYRYFAVRGVPVIAPDGTIREWVGVCTDIQERKTAEAALTARANELAYLTAILTQTNTVLEKRNQELDQFAYVTSHDLKAPLRAIANLSQWIEEDISDVLTDDTRHQMDLLRGRVHRMEALINGLLQFSRSGRVTADKSSVSVASLLAEIIDSLAPPPSFTVEIAPNMPTLVTERLPLEQVFSNLIGNAIKHHPRPDGKVQVFCQDLGTTYEFTVADDGKGIAPEYHEKIFGIFQTLEARDRNENTGIGLAIVKKIVENYGGKIKIDSQESQGASFSFTWNK, encoded by the coding sequence ATGAATTTTGACGAAATCAAGGAATTAGAGTTATTAAGTTGGGGATTTGAATGCAGTTTGCACCCCGAAGACCGCGATCGCCTCCTGGCAACTAGGCAACAAGCTATTAGCCAAAATCAGCCCTATCAAATTACTTTTCGTCTCCAAGCAACCGATGGTAGTTACAACTCGTTTTTGGAGCAAGCTATACTTGTAGGCGATCGCTGGGTAGTTAGTTGCACGCAGCAAAACTTTAATCCGTTGGGACAATTGCCTCAATTTGCCACCCCACAACCAACTTCTTTAGGGGTAATTGAGTGGAATCTAGATTTTGAGGTGGTTAAATGGGATGCCGCAGCCGAAGCCATCTTTGGCTACAGTAATAGCGAAGCTATTGGTCGTCATGCTACAAACTTAATCGTCACTGCCAGCAGCAAAGAGCAAGTCGATCGAGTTTGGCGCGAACTTGTGCAACGCCGAGGTGGAACTCGTAGCATTAATGAAAATATTACTAAAGAGGGGAAAATAATTATTTGCGAATGGTACAACCAACCCTTGATTGATCGTAATAGGGAAATATTGGGGGTAACTTCTTTAGTTACAGATATCACCGATCGCACTAAGGAGATCGCCCAAATTAGCGCTTTTAATACTGAATTAGAGCAACGAGTGCTGAATCGGACAGCCCAATTAGATGAATTATCGGCAAAGCAGCTATCTTTGCGAGTTGAAGCCGAAGCAAACAAGAAGTCGCATTACGACTCTTTGGAAGCCTTACGACAAAGCGAAGAACGTTATCGATCTTTAGTAATTGCCACTTCTCAAATTGTTTGGACAACCGACGCTCAGGGGCAAGTTGTTGATATGCCCCATTGGAGAAATTATACAGGTCAAAGCCAAGCAGAAGTTAAAGGCTGGGGTTGGTTAGCTGCCGTGCATCCAGAGGATCGAGAGCGCACGGCTACAGATTGGAATCAAGCCTTAGAAACTAAAAGTCTTTACGATACCGAATACCGGATTCGCGCCACCGATGGTAATTATCGTTATTTTGCCGTGCGGGGTGTTCCGGTGATTGCGCCCGATGGTACTATCCGCGAGTGGGTGGGAGTGTGTACGGATATTCAAGAGCGTAAAACTGCCGAAGCGGCGCTAACTGCTCGTGCTAATGAGTTGGCTTACTTAACAGCGATTTTGACTCAAACTAATACAGTTTTAGAAAAGCGCAATCAGGAACTAGATCAGTTTGCTTACGTCACTTCTCACGACCTCAAAGCACCTTTAAGAGCGATCGCTAATCTTTCCCAATGGATTGAAGAAGATATCAGTGATGTACTTACAGATGATACTCGCCATCAAATGGACTTACTGCGCGGGCGCGTTCATCGTATGGAAGCTTTGATTAATGGCTTGCTGCAATTTTCCCGTAGTGGGCGCGTAACTGCTGACAAATCCTCGGTTTCTGTTGCGTCTCTTTTAGCCGAAATTATCGATTCCCTCGCTCCGCCGCCTTCCTTTACCGTTGAAATAGCTCCAAATATGCCGACATTGGTTACAGAAAGGCTGCCTTTAGAGCAAGTATTTTCTAACTTGATTGGTAACGCTATCAAACACCATCCCCGCCCGGATGGTAAAGTGCAAGTTTTTTGCCAAGACTTGGGAACAACCTATGAGTTTACGGTGGCTGATGATGGTAAGGGCATCGCGCCAGAATACCATGAAAAAATCTTTGGCATCTTTCAAACTTTGGAAGCCCGCGATCGCAACGAAAATACTGGCATTGGTTTGGCTATTGTTAAAAAAATTGTAGAGAACTATGGGGGCAAAATTAAAATAGATTCTCAAGAAAGTCAAGGAGCAAGCTTTAGTTTCACCTGGAATAAATAA
- a CDS encoding PAS domain S-box protein: protein MEETVKILVVDDDEIDRMAVKRSLTAAGIVMQWTEATECQSAIAILQQQTFDCIFLDYLLPDGNGLELVQQIRSLSIATPIVVLTGFGDERIAVEVMKAGAFDYLPKSRITPENLYQILNQAIRLYRAEQAAVIAGEKLKESEERYRLVLEGANDGIWDWYCSTNEVYCNDRLLEIIGEERGQFNLTPHNLMARMHPDDESKIRTAIVNHLQNGEKCEAQFRILHSSGEYRYCVARGKAQRDRAGCPLRMSGIISDITEAKQLESALEASELRFRRLADANIIGIVVTNAQGVIVEANAAFLGMVGYSQEDLLLGRLHSLVITPKAYEKADKKAAAELKAKGVFSPYEKEYIRPNGSRVPVLIGGAMVQGIVETAICFVIDLSDRKRSDAKIGKLNRDLERRINEMQTLLDVLPIGIAIALDSQCQNIRVNPALAKLLDLPAEANVSLSAPSSERPTYKVYRQGKELEPEELPMQQATATGVDVVDKEVDVLVSKSEQKIKLLANAVPLFDEQGKTRGSVGVFWDITERKRLEEQERFLAEASTILATSLDYKTTLTNLAMAIVSGQADWCTIDVLDQNSTLRPVASTHKDSSKMQWLEQWRTYRVNLKVTAGVSQVIKSGKSQLYSEVSPEIIEAIATDAEQRQLMQKLGFNSFLCIPLKVRGRTLGAISLMREKGQRLYDETDLLWAEDLAHRAALAVDNARLYQQATDIGENLRRAIIILGEQQQQLRVLQRITNLLNQRLTNLPGLLQVMVGAVCDGIGEAEFAAISLYDRQSQQLELTATAAIEPENLDLFSTQADLLNRVFSTGAAQLLKKSRVPSPHSFHEPASIYAVAIESAASGRLGVLLIGNWRNIEAFDVEDRNLLEAVGEQAAIAINNARLINTLEEREERLGLQNDILAEQNRELESTHNRIAQQNLQLIEAARLKSQFLATMSHELRTPMNAVIGFAQVLLRQRTANLTAAQADMVERILNNGKNLLALINDILDLSKIEAGRLELKKEEFDLTKLIANTIAELRPLAEQKHIPLQMRVELDNPIVINDSTRSRQILVNLLSNAIKFTDKGSVEILVSEIDSEQVLISVKDTGIGIPESEIEHIFEEFRQVDQTTTRQHGGTGLGLAITKSLVNMMKGSIAVESQLGQGSNFQICLPRQIEVSEPPVTSLKNIRTIE from the coding sequence ATGGAAGAAACGGTCAAAATACTGGTGGTAGATGATGATGAAATAGATCGCATGGCAGTAAAGCGAAGTCTGACTGCGGCGGGTATAGTTATGCAATGGACAGAAGCTACAGAATGCCAAAGCGCGATCGCCATCCTCCAACAACAAACTTTTGACTGTATATTCCTCGATTATCTGCTCCCCGATGGCAACGGTTTAGAATTGGTGCAGCAAATCCGCTCCCTGAGTATTGCTACTCCCATAGTTGTACTCACAGGATTTGGCGACGAGCGCATTGCTGTAGAAGTCATGAAAGCCGGAGCTTTTGACTACTTACCTAAGTCGAGAATTACTCCAGAAAACTTATATCAAATCTTAAATCAGGCAATACGTTTGTACCGTGCAGAACAAGCGGCGGTAATTGCTGGGGAAAAACTTAAAGAAAGTGAAGAACGCTATCGTTTAGTATTGGAAGGCGCAAACGATGGAATTTGGGATTGGTATTGCTCCACAAACGAAGTTTATTGCAACGATCGCTTATTAGAAATAATTGGCGAAGAACGGGGGCAATTTAACCTAACTCCTCATAACTTAATGGCACGAATGCACCCCGATGATGAATCAAAAATTCGGACTGCTATAGTTAACCACCTCCAAAACGGGGAAAAATGTGAAGCCCAGTTTCGGATACTGCATTCGTCGGGAGAATACCGTTACTGTGTAGCTAGAGGAAAAGCCCAACGCGATCGCGCGGGTTGTCCGTTGCGAATGTCAGGAATTATTAGCGACATCACCGAAGCCAAGCAACTAGAATCAGCCCTAGAAGCTAGTGAATTGCGCTTTAGACGTTTAGCCGATGCCAATATCATCGGCATCGTTGTTACCAATGCCCAAGGTGTAATAGTAGAAGCCAACGCAGCTTTTTTAGGCATGGTGGGTTATAGCCAAGAAGACTTGCTTTTAGGTAGATTGCACTCTTTAGTTATTACCCCAAAAGCGTATGAAAAAGCCGACAAAAAAGCCGCCGCCGAACTAAAAGCCAAAGGTGTATTTAGTCCTTACGAGAAAGAATATATCCGCCCAAATGGCAGCCGCGTACCTGTATTGATTGGTGGGGCGATGGTGCAGGGAATTGTAGAAACAGCAATTTGTTTTGTGATTGATCTAAGCGATCGCAAACGTTCCGATGCCAAAATTGGTAAGCTCAATCGAGACTTGGAGCGGCGGATTAACGAAATGCAGACTTTACTTGATGTTTTGCCGATTGGAATTGCGATCGCTCTTGATTCCCAATGTCAAAATATCCGAGTCAATCCCGCTTTAGCAAAACTTCTAGATTTACCAGCAGAAGCCAATGTTTCGTTAAGCGCCCCTAGTTCCGAGCGCCCAACTTATAAAGTTTATCGTCAAGGTAAGGAGCTAGAACCAGAAGAATTACCCATGCAGCAAGCCACCGCTACAGGCGTTGATGTAGTTGATAAAGAAGTTGACGTTCTAGTTTCCAAGAGCGAACAAAAAATCAAGTTACTAGCCAATGCCGTCCCCTTATTTGACGAACAAGGCAAAACTAGAGGTAGTGTAGGGGTTTTTTGGGATATTACCGAACGCAAGCGCCTGGAAGAACAAGAGCGATTTTTAGCTGAAGCCAGCACCATTTTAGCCACATCTTTAGACTACAAAACTACTCTTACCAACCTGGCAATGGCGATCGTTTCCGGTCAAGCTGATTGGTGTACTATCGATGTTCTTGACCAAAATTCGACTCTGCGCCCCGTTGCTTCAACCCATAAAGATAGCTCAAAAATGCAGTGGTTAGAGCAATGGCGGACTTATCGAGTCAATCTCAAAGTAACGGCGGGGGTATCTCAAGTAATTAAGAGCGGAAAATCGCAATTATACTCGGAAGTTAGCCCAGAAATTATTGAGGCAATTGCCACCGATGCTGAACAACGGCAATTAATGCAGAAACTGGGCTTCAATTCGTTTTTGTGCATACCCTTAAAAGTGCGTGGGCGGACTTTAGGCGCAATTAGCTTGATGAGGGAAAAAGGACAACGGTTATACGATGAAACTGATTTATTATGGGCAGAAGATTTAGCCCATCGAGCTGCTTTAGCCGTTGATAACGCCCGACTTTACCAGCAAGCCACCGATATTGGGGAGAATTTGCGGCGAGCAATTATTATTTTAGGCGAACAGCAGCAACAGTTAAGAGTATTGCAGCGTATTACTAACTTATTGAACCAACGCCTAACAAACTTACCGGGATTATTGCAAGTAATGGTAGGCGCGGTTTGTGATGGAATTGGCGAGGCTGAATTTGCGGCAATTTCTCTTTACGATCGCCAAAGCCAACAGTTAGAATTAACTGCAACGGCGGCAATTGAACCGGAAAACTTAGACTTATTTTCCACACAAGCAGATTTACTCAATCGTGTATTTTCTACCGGGGCGGCGCAATTACTGAAAAAAAGTAGAGTCCCGTCTCCCCACTCATTTCACGAACCTGCCTCAATTTATGCCGTAGCCATTGAATCCGCCGCATCGGGACGTTTGGGAGTGCTATTGATTGGCAATTGGCGCAATATTGAAGCTTTTGATGTAGAAGATCGTAACTTATTAGAAGCGGTAGGGGAACAAGCGGCGATCGCTATTAACAATGCGCGGCTAATTAATACCCTGGAAGAACGGGAAGAACGTTTAGGCTTACAAAACGACATTTTAGCCGAGCAAAACCGCGAACTGGAATCAACCCATAATCGTATTGCTCAACAAAACTTGCAGTTAATTGAAGCCGCGCGGCTAAAGTCACAGTTTTTAGCTACCATGTCTCACGAACTCCGCACGCCGATGAATGCGGTAATCGGCTTTGCTCAGGTGTTGTTGCGCCAGCGCACCGCTAACCTAACTGCCGCTCAAGCTGATATGGTAGAGCGAATTTTGAATAATGGCAAAAATCTTTTAGCACTAATTAACGATATTCTCGACTTATCTAAAATTGAAGCTGGACGATTGGAACTAAAAAAAGAAGAATTTGATTTGACTAAACTAATTGCTAATACTATCGCCGAACTTCGCCCCCTTGCCGAGCAAAAGCACATACCTTTACAAATGCGCGTCGAGCTTGATAACCCGATAGTAATTAATGACAGTACGCGATCGCGGCAAATTTTAGTTAACTTACTTTCTAATGCCATCAAATTTACAGATAAAGGCAGCGTCGAAATATTAGTCAGCGAAATTGACTCAGAGCAAGTATTAATTAGCGTCAAAGATACAGGAATTGGGATTCCCGAATCGGAGATAGAGCATATTTTTGAAGAATTTAGGCAAGTCGATCAAACTACCACAAGACAGCACGGTGGTACAGGCTTGGGGCTGGCGATTACAAAGTCGCTAGTAAATATGATGAAAGGCTCAATAGCTGTAGAAAGTCAGCTAGGGCAAGGCTCAAATTTTCAAATTTGTTTGCCCCGTCAAATCGAAGTTTCAGAGCCGCCCGTAACTTCCCTAAAAAACATTAGAACTATAGAGTGA
- a CDS encoding Uma2 family endonuclease, which yields MVESPTKITLDEFLKLPETKPYSEYINGQVVQKPMPQGKHSKLQGKLVTAINDLIEAKQIGRCCKIVD from the coding sequence ATGGTAGAGTCACCCACAAAAATCACCCTAGATGAGTTTCTCAAACTACCCGAAACTAAGCCCTATAGCGAGTATATTAACGGTCAAGTTGTCCAAAAACCAATGCCCCAAGGGAAACATAGCAAGTTACAAGGTAAGCTAGTTACTGCTATCAATGATCTAATCGAAGCAAAACAAATTGGGAGATGTTGTAAAATTGTTGATTAA
- a CDS encoding response regulator — protein sequence MIDGFYSFNRNNQKYINQLMAEKMINILLVEDDEVDVMNVQRAFKKNNITNPLFLASNGLEALSILRGSNNQTPIPQVRRIILLDLNMPKMNGIEFLRELRADVQLQSIPVIVLTTSNEDRDKVEAYKLNVAGYILKPVTFSNFVETVATMNKYWTLVEIP from the coding sequence ATGATTGATGGCTTCTATTCCTTTAACCGCAATAATCAGAAATATATTAATCAACTAATGGCAGAGAAAATGATTAACATCCTACTTGTCGAAGATGATGAAGTGGATGTAATGAACGTGCAAAGAGCGTTTAAAAAAAACAACATTACAAATCCACTTTTCCTTGCTTCTAATGGCTTAGAAGCTTTATCTATATTAAGAGGTAGCAACAATCAAACACCTATACCCCAAGTCAGAAGGATAATTTTACTCGATCTAAATATGCCAAAAATGAATGGCATAGAATTTTTACGCGAACTACGGGCAGATGTTCAATTACAATCAATTCCGGTAATTGTTCTTACTACATCAAACGAAGATAGAGACAAAGTAGAAGCTTACAAACTAAATGTAGCTGGATACATTTTAAAACCAGTAACTTTTTCCAACTTTGTTGAAACTGTAGCAACTATGAATAAATATTGGACTTTAGTAGAAATACCATAA
- a CDS encoding GNAT family N-acetyltransferase, producing MPAFLAMDFYQIRAVNQDDVPFLWDMLYEIRSLRCVREGKTLPPREVLQTPDLAKYVQDWGRKSDRAFIALDVETPIGAAWYRLFTVDNQGYGYISDRTPELAIALLPQYRNKGLGKSLLIHLFEQAKADGYQQISLSCDPTNDNALHLYQKLGFEQVGVHIIQNWIMKKVLN from the coding sequence ATGCCCGCTTTTTTAGCAATGGATTTTTACCAGATTCGAGCGGTTAATCAGGATGATGTCCCGTTTTTATGGGATATGTTGTACGAAATTCGCAGCTTGCGTTGTGTGCGGGAAGGAAAAACTTTACCTCCACGAGAAGTTTTGCAAACTCCCGATTTAGCTAAGTATGTTCAGGATTGGGGACGTAAAAGCGATCGCGCCTTCATTGCTCTTGACGTTGAAACCCCTATTGGCGCTGCTTGGTATCGTCTTTTTACAGTAGATAATCAAGGTTATGGCTATATAAGCGATCGCACTCCCGAACTTGCTATTGCCCTCCTCCCTCAATACCGAAACAAAGGGTTAGGAAAATCTTTACTAATTCATCTCTTTGAACAAGCAAAAGCCGATGGTTATCAACAAATTTCCTTAAGTTGCGATCCAACAAATGATAATGCTCTGCACTTGTACCAAAAGCTAGGTTTCGAGCAAGTTGGCGTGCATATTATTCAAAATTGGATCATGAAAAAAGTTTTAAACTAA
- a CDS encoding IS1 family transposase → MNLSVLKQRNCESMVVDICLLKPLKISSDLESELDEDGRFVTKKSNQRWLWHAIERKSGKILASARGRRSDEAFVQLKALLDPFGITRFYTDDWGAYSRHLDQRLHKIGKQNTQKIENKHLNLRTRIKRLARKTICFSKTVLMHDLVIGLFINRYEFGLLI, encoded by the coding sequence GTGAATTTATCAGTTTTAAAACAACGCAATTGCGAGTCAATGGTGGTTGATATTTGCTTGCTTAAGCCTTTGAAAATATCATCAGATTTGGAATCTGAACTCGATGAAGATGGTCGTTTCGTTACCAAGAAATCTAATCAGAGGTGGTTATGGCACGCCATTGAGCGTAAGAGCGGAAAAATTTTAGCCTCCGCCAGAGGTAGACGTTCTGATGAAGCTTTTGTACAGTTGAAAGCTTTATTAGATCCCTTTGGAATTACCCGTTTTTACACCGATGATTGGGGAGCTTATTCGCGGCATTTAGACCAAAGATTGCATAAAATTGGTAAACAAAACACTCAAAAAATAGAAAACAAGCATTTGAATTTACGAACACGAATTAAACGTTTAGCACGGAAAACGATTTGCTTTTCTAAGACGGTGCTTATGCACGATCTTGTAATTGGACTATTTATTAACCGCTACGAGTTTGGTTTGTTAATTTAA
- a CDS encoding nuclear transport factor 2 family protein: MQTDTPTQAIAGINNTTISNYFQALNSDFDATAALFAPDGVMYAPFESGLVGRDAIALYLQQEALGLLAEPHQGIIESQENDLVQIRVSGKVQMPLFGVNVSWLFVLNSQQQIVSVTVKLLASPQELLNLRR; the protein is encoded by the coding sequence ATGCAAACTGATACACCTACACAAGCGATCGCAGGTATCAATAACACTACAATTTCAAACTACTTTCAAGCTTTAAATAGCGATTTTGACGCTACGGCGGCTTTATTTGCTCCCGATGGCGTGATGTATGCACCCTTTGAATCGGGTCTTGTGGGCAGGGATGCGATCGCACTTTACCTCCAGCAAGAGGCGCTAGGACTACTGGCTGAACCCCACCAAGGAATTATCGAAAGCCAAGAAAACGATTTAGTCCAAATTCGCGTTAGTGGCAAAGTTCAAATGCCTTTATTTGGTGTAAACGTATCCTGGCTATTTGTTCTCAATTCTCAGCAACAAATTGTTTCTGTGACAGTGAAACTCCTTGCTTCTCCCCAAGAACTCCTTAATCTCCGCCGTTAA